One window of the Trypanosoma brucei gambiense DAL972 chromosome 3, complete sequence genome contains the following:
- a CDS encoding casein kinase 1, putative: MAEATESPLQCSTNSLPHKSVSPFTPAASARHQVTVADGKITLLHRIGSGAFGELYVGVDKRSNKKLAVKLEKRNIAHPQLCYENKVYRLLHSGGGNALGIPRIYFYTTESTCNVLGMELCGPSLEDLFNYCGRRFTIKTVCMIAHQMINRIEFVHSKGIIHRDIKPENFVFGEGNRTHVLYIIDFGLSKPYWDRRRQVHIPFCEGKSITGTVRYCSSWTHKGYEQGRRDDMESIGFILVYFMSGTLPWQGTTVRDAAQKVAVIGEKKNATSVRELCNGLPNELLQYCAYCRRLGFTDRPDYDYLRGLFSQLARKQKGEQTPQSAASPILAPAAPQTLSPLAAPKNRTTTTSPEPNVSWAPDLGMDRTIVSEYDWMFDWFLKRRSEVSGVPWRSHSFRRQ; the protein is encoded by the coding sequence ATGGCTGAGGCAACCGAAAGTCCTCTTCAATGTAGCACGAATAGCTTGCCCCACAAAAGTGTGTCCCCCTTCACACCTGCGGCTAGTGCCCGTCATCAAGTAACGGTAGCAGACGGCAAAATTACGCTGCTTCACCGCATCGGCAGTGGAGCTTTCGGTGAATTATATGTTGGGGTTGACAAACGTTCGAATAAAAAACTGGCGGTGAAGTTGGAAAAGCGCAATATAGCACATCCGCAACTTTGCTACGAGAATAAAGTGTACCGTTTGCTACATAGCGGTGGTGGTAATGCGCTGGGAATTCCGCGTATTTACTTCTATACCACGGAATCAACTTGTAACGTACTCGGTATGGAACTTTGTGGGCCGTCGTTAGAGGATCTCTTTAACTATTGCGGAAGGCGCTTCACCATCAAAACGGTTTGCATGATTGCCCATCAAATGATCAACCGTATAGAGTTTGTGCACAGTAAAGGAATCATACATCGAGATATTAAACCTGAAAACTTTGTGTTTGGTGAGGGTAATAGGACGCATGTTCTCTATATTATTGACTTTGGTTTAAGTAAACCGTATTGGGACAGGCGACGTCAGGTTCACATTCCCTTCTGCGAGGGAAAATCTATTACGGGAACGGTGCGTTACTGCAGCTCATGGACCCACAAGGGTTATGAGCAGGGTCGTCGTGACGATATGGAGTCTATAGGGTTTATTCTTGTTTACTTTATGAGTGGTACGTTGCCGTGGCAGGGAACTACAGTTAGAGATGCAGCACAGAAGGTGGCTGTGAttggggagaagaaaaatgcaactTCGGTGCGGGAACTTTGCAACGGACTCCCCAACGAGTTGCTGCAGTATTGCGCGTATTGTAGGCGTTTAGGCTTTACAGATCGACCGGATTATGACTACCTGCGTGGACTTTTTTCACAACTTGcgcggaaacaaaagggtgaACAAACCCCACAGTCGGCAGCATCACCCATACTGGCACCTGCAGCACCACAAACATTATCGCCACTAGCCGCACCGAAGAATCGCACAACGACAACTTCACCTGAGCCAAATGTTAGCTGGGCACCAGATCTTGGAATGGATAGGACAATAGTAAGTGAATATGATTGGATGTTTGACTGGTTCTTGAAGCGGAGGAGCGAAGTGAGTGGAGTCCCGTGGCGGAGTCATTCCTTCAGGCGACAATAA
- a CDS encoding T. brucei spp.-specific protein: MRPLQFSLQLPSPRTHNPNFQIYFVPEKKKERERGKKKEKKRSKYKEKKMYNVILVFSSSLPPHVFPLKYYVLHETFHDILFCLFACLSSFFFTLGLWSFFFVFYWFRRCFFITCFFFSFFSSLFSILVCLFSFFIDCLFLNYYYYYYFYYYFLFFPSQTSC, from the coding sequence ATGCGTCCACTGCAGTTTTCTCTCCAACTCCCCTCTCCCCGAACTCATAACCCAAACTTTCAAATCTATTTTGTTccagagaaaaagaaagagagagagagaggaaaaaaaaaagaaaagaaaagaagcaaatacaaggaaaaaaaaatgtataatgttattttagttttttcttcttctctcccCCCACACGTATTTCCGCTCAAATATTACGTCCTTCATGAAACTTTTCAcgatattttgttttgtttgtttgcctgTTTgtcttcgtttttctttacgTTGGGCTTGtggtcatttttttttgttttctattGGTTTCGtcgttgtttcttcattacttgtttttttttctccttcttttcctccctcttctcaATTCTCGTgtgccttttttctttttttattgattgtttgtttttaaattattattattattattatttttattattattttctttttttcccctcacaAACGTCCTGCTGA